The region TGGTATGAAAACCAGGAGAAAACTAGCAGTGAACAAGGTCAGGTTCGAAAGAGCTTCTATTCTCAAAACCAACCATTCCAATGTTGCATTTGAGAAAATGAAACTACTTGCATCTGTATCCACTAGCCTCATATAATCCTTAAAGAATCTCTCTTGCATCTTGAATGCTCGTATTGTTGCCACTCCAAGTGACGTTTCAGATGCGTAGTTCATCACAGGTGCTTTTGTGGTTCCATTGATTCTCATTAGTTCCCTTGCAGCTGGCTGATAATATCCCTGGGATTCTCAACAAGATATACTCGTGTTAATAAAGACTTGAGCTTttatatgattaaaaaaaaagttataaagtATTCACCTGAACGTATTTTGAAGCCACGATACCGAAGATGGCTACAATAAGAACTTGCCATGTCACTGAGGCCATAATGACAATCATACCAAGTAGTTCAATACCAGCAGCAAGCGAATACACAAACGCAAAGGGTATGTCAAAATCAATCACACTTTGATCAGATGAGGcctgacacaagatagtaaataTGTTACcaaataattaattaaacttttaattaattagttaccaaataagtcTTACCCTTGTAAGAATTCGTCCAACTGGAGTAGAGTCAAAGAAGACCATGGGAGCACGTGTAATCGAATCGGTAAATTTAGTAAAGAATGATTTGGAGGCTTTTAATCCCAAAAGGGCAGCAAGTAGTGATCTCAAATACACAAAAAAGGTGCTGGTGGTTGAGAGCAAAGTGTAAACAACAATCAACATGATGTTACTGATTTTAGGGATTTGAATACCAAATGCTAGCCAATAACTTGCAGCTGCTTGAAGAACAACAAAACTGGATTGACTTAATACACACAAAGACAAAAGCCATAATCCTTTTGAGATGACAATGTAATCTAAGAAAGGCTTCCATCCAACATTTCCAATCTCCTTCTCTTCCTCTTCCGTCAACTGCACTCCTGTTACCAATTGCCCCTCACTGTTTCCTTTACTGAGATAACTTTTATTATCACTATTCTCCATGCCTGGTTTTACTACTTCATTTTTGTTTTCAGAAGGCGAAGGCTCTAAACCTGTAATGGCATCTTTATGAGCATTCACAAGCTGTTCAAATGCTGCTCCTGCCATCAACAGCTCCTCATAGTTTCCTGATTGTGTAACTTGACCATCTTTCATAACCTTAAAAGGGAAAGaagaatcaaatgcaaatggtaaaATAGACTTAAAACCGATATATAAAGCCATCATGTGTAACTAAATTTATAGGTTTTTTATTCTGATTACCAGAATATTGTCAACAGATGAGAGAAACTCCACTTGATGAGTGACAAGAATGACGGTTTTCTTCTTTAAACAGGTCATAACACAATCCTGAAGCAAAAGATCCAGAAGTTTAATATCCAAAGATTAAGAGAGTAGCTAGACAGGAAAAACTAATAACACCAATCTGATTTAAATTAACAAGTTGAAAAATTACATTAAAGAGAGTTGCTGATGTATGTGCATCTACAGCACTGAAAGGGTCATCAAGAAGATAGATGTCAGCATCATTGTAAACTGCTCGAGCAAGTTGAATCCTCTGTTTCTGTCCCCCACTCATGTTAAGCCCTCTTTGTCCTATTTCTGTTAAATCTCCATGGTCAAAAGCTTCAATATCCTTATCCAAAGCACACGCCTTTATGGACTTTTCATATTTACTTCTCTCCATCGGCTTCCCATACAGTATGTTATCTTGAATTGTACCACTTTGGATCCAAGATGTTTGACTAACATAAGCGATTGAACCAGATACACCCACCtggaaaaccaaaaaaaaaacgaAACTCAACTTCATATAAAATTACAAGGATattataaaagaaattaaaaaatgaGTTTGTGAACTTACTGTTCCTGATGTTTTGGATATTTCTCCAAGTATAGCATATAGCAAAGATGACTTTCCAGCACCAACTGACCCACAAACTGCAACTTTTTGCCCATGCTTCACTTCAAGATTTACATTTTGAAGAGTTGGAATGGGTGATTCCGGTTCCCAAGTGAAATTCCCATTCTGGATTCTGATAGCACCATCATGGGAACTTTCAAGTTCTTGGTCTCTTTCCATTCTGTTATCTTTAAGTTCATCGTCAACTAAGAAAGAATTGATCCGGTCAAGGGATACTTTGACCTGGATTAATGCAGAAAGTGCATCAGGGAAAACCCTTGCGGGCTCCGCCATACTCCTTAATGctgccaaaattgtaaaaatagtGGCAGCCTCTAAAGGAGCACTCTTCAAAAGCACGCATCCAAAAAATACAAATGAAGAAACGAGCGTTGGTGACATCCAATACAAAACCGTGCCATATGCTTTCTTGAATTGAATATCTCTAAGCCAATGGAATTCAGTTTCTCTACAAGATTCAATTAATTTCTTGAATTTTTCTtcccaagattgtaactttatgaCCTTCATGTTGTTTAAGATCTCAGAAGTGGATCTCAATCTTTTATCCTGAGCTACCATAAGCTCCAACTGACTGTTTTGAACAGCTTTTGCAAATGGAATATTAAGAAGCCCGCATATTAAAAGGGGTACTAAACCAGGAAGAACACCTACCCCTACTATGGAGAACAagacaccaatagcaagaaataGTTGGAGGAAACATGACCACCCTATATGAAACCACATAGGAAATTCACCCATTCTGTAAGCATCAACTGCTATGTAATTTACAACTTCCCCTGTTGAATGCCTTCTCCTTCCTAGAACAGAAAGCTTGAGTTGCTTCTCATAGACTGCCACCATTAAAGCAGATCTCATCCTCatgccagttcttcttgcattaaagAAAAACTGTCGGTGGGTTAATGACTCTACTACCTTTACTACAATCAAACACCCTACTAACAAGAGTCCATGATGTAGATCTTGTGTGTCACTTTTGGAGTAGTCAACAAAGGCATAGAGTAACAATGGGCTAATGACAACAGATAGAGTCCTAAGAAAGACACAAAGTCCTGATAAAACCATCTCTAGGAAATAAACTTTGGCTAATGATTTAGGAACCAAGTTACCATTGTTTGTGGTCTTTTCCCTCTGAAGTGAATCCCATGCCTTGGTGAATTTCTCATGGGCTGTGGATGATTGGTCTACGGATGCTAGAGATGGAATATCTTCAAGAACTAATGGTTTTCTATAACCTAATGCAAGCAATGGGTTCACCCAAGAAAATACCAATTTACTGAGAAAACTTGGCTCTTCCAGTTGGCTTGTATGCCCTTCTTCCTGTGTTTCATCAACCAATAAGGGCTCTGATAACGCCTGGTTTGACGTTTGTTGGTTGACAAAGTGTTTTATGTTTCTTAAAGTACATAAAAAAAGCAAGAAGCTAGCAACCCATTCCATTAAAACCAAGATGCTTATGCTCTGTTTATCTGCCAAACACAAGATGTTCACAACAGAAATTGACATGAAAAAGAAAACCCACCAAACAGAAGCCAGAATCTTCACTGGTGTGAATCTTTCTACAAGCAATGAAACCATCAAAGATACCCAAACAAAAGCTCTAGCAATCAAAACCCACCAACTCCATTGAGGGGTTTTAGCAGTTGCCTCCCATAAACCAGCAATAGCATATGCAACACAAGTAAGAAGACAACAAAATGCAACTGAGAGTGATATCCAATCACTTCTTCCCCTGAATCTGTTGGTGTTACTTTTCCTAAGATAACTTACGAGTAGCAAAAGGTAGAAGATAAAGACAAACGCCAAGTTGAAGATGTCTGAAATACTTATTTGTGTGGCTGGTGAAAGCAAATCAAAATCACCCCCTGTCCATAAACTAATAGTTAGCAGCTGCATCAACAATGTTAGAAATTATGGTAATGAGGTGACAATCTACACACAAGGAAATTAATCAAATCTTAATGAATATTCATATAGATTAACCAGAAGAGTTGAATTGCATAAATTTTGGACGTTTATGTGTGGATGTAGGTAAAACACGCAATGAAAATCGTAAGtcatataaacaaacacaatCAAGACATCATAATTATCTCCATAAACAATTGATGCTAGTTAGCGAAATTAAACATAGTCAAAAAACGGAGAGCGAAGATGAAGGTACCAAGTAAAATTCTCATAGGAGCCATTGAATATCTCCGATCTAACAATTTCTTCAAATTTCAATCCGCCATtgacaaccaccaccaccactagtaGCACAAATATATGAACCTCACGTTCGATTAGTAGAAGTAGCACATGATCAGGTACTCGTGTGGTGAATTGATTTAGCAAGTTCGGCGGAGAAGAAGACAAATGCATTACGCATGTATCATGTCACAAATTCATGGTGGTAGGAAAGACACCTACAGATAAATTCCAAAAGGAAAATGACGAATCGATGACAGCAGCATTCTTCCCCTATCAGATATGTCAGAATTTTCCCCAAGTTTTTGGCTTCTTCCAATTAGGTCTCATTTGCACGCCGCTTCCGCTATTGTCTTGTTAGATAAGAACAGCTGGATGAATAACATTCATAGCCATCATGTCAATCGTCTGAGCATGGAGAAAACAAGTTTTCACCGATTTCTTACTCCAACCGACGTCGTCGTCTTCTCAATCAGTGTGCATGAAAACATGCGTTCACTGTTTTTTTCCTCTTTTTTGATTCCATGTCTGCTTCAGTAGAAAACTGCACAGACGGACGCCAGTCCTATGATGAATACTATTTCAGCAATAGGCATTACTATGACTGTATCATGACAGGAATAAAATGATTATGTtgaaaaaatatatgaataaagtatgttgttaaaaataactaaattattTAATTATGAAATAATAGTTTTTGAATAATATAAATGTTGATATTAAATAGGGTGCTATTACAGTACTCTACTACTCTTATTCACATAAATCATCAAATCATAGTcctaataaatacataaacacTATTAAATTCACTATACAAAGCAACACATAAATCATCAAATCATAATCgtaataaatacataaacacTATTAAATTCACTATACAAAGCAACTTTGGATCCGTATAAAATTTCCTATTAAATATTATCGTTATTTATATCAATGATGGaatataattaagaaaataaaattttgagttaaattttgttaaaacaaatatttattttagaattatatgattttaatGGCATCATCTCATAGTTGTGTATAATTTTCGATGTAAATTTATTAAAACTAGGAAAAGGACCCATGCTCCGCATGGGTCAGAAATGTTTTTTCAATCTAATATCATTAGATTGCATCGGACTAAAAATTGGTTGCCATGCAGTCATCAAATTCACCAAAGGATTCTTTTCAATTTCATGCTCACAACAACAATTACAATTTATAATATACCAATAAAATTGGATTAAGTGTGAAAATCAGAATCTTTGTTCAACTTATTGAATCAAAAGCCAAACCCCCAAATTTTGGATTTCTAAATGTCAAAACGAATTGCTTAGAAGCTGTAACTTACTTATTGAATTCCAAAAGCATCACATATACTTATTAACTGCAGTTAGggatattttttttgttaatatgcTTACTGGCCCATTAAGCATtgagtaaaaaaaattaatcacgGTCATATGTAATCAAgctattaaatttttttaatagttttaatcattgagtaaaaaaaaaagttaccccGATAGCATGTAAACAATGCATTTTAACAAAGCCATAAAAGTATACAATTTGACCAAGTTGTAATAGAAAAAGAATTACATTAAACCTTCAAACAACAAACACAAATAGGGAAACTCCTCCACTTTCGTTATATTCCATTATGTATCATTCACCTTCTTTATTTGTCCCATATGAGAATAACTTATTCAATGGTCTAATAAGCATCATAGATTTAACAGATAAAAAGGATAAAAAAGACATTTTATAGTTTTAAACCTTGTTCCATCCACATTGTATGTAATTTTTTTATGAATGACCTTGTGCATCTTAGCCAAATCTTGAACCCATGTTGTCGTTTATGATGACTTGTCTCGTACCTGTCCGAAATGTAATAATTTAAGGAATTATAAAGAAAATAAGATAATAAATACATAATTAACAGAGTAAAATTGTATTTGTTTAGTAAATGAGACCTGACCAAGAATCAAAATTTACTATACCGGATGAAAATCCATGTCCTAGACATATGAGCCCTACTTTAGTGTCATCACTACAGGTTCAGGTAAATCATCATCAGATGAGTATGAATTGTAACCATCACTTTGATCGTTGTACCCAACAGGTAATTCCTATCTTCCTAGGGGGAGCAACTCCCATATTCAAATCCATTGATTCACTGTTCCtgttacaaaataattaataaaatcatcacGAAATATATTGAATTAATTGGTATTCTATAGTTTTTACCTCTACTATTGGTCTCATCTTCATATTCATATAAGCAAGGTTCAAAGTTGGTGACTACTTCTCTTCCATtgaggaagaagattaagatatGTGTGTCTTGATCCAATAACCTGATAGAAAGATACCTTCCGACCTCAACAGCTCATCTGTCTGTAATCTAACCAATTCCAACTCTGAAGAAGATTTAGAAACATGttcatatgaaaaaaaaaatgattgatgATTGATGATAGATAATAGAAACATGTACAAAGATGCAGCATATTTGATCTATAACAGATAATAGAAACATATTACCTTCTCTTAGGCATTTCCACAAACACTGCATATGCACTTTCCTTTAGCATATTAACAACCACTATACACCAATCTTTTTCAACCGACATTTAGAATCTATATAGTTGAATTTCACACATAGAGAGTTCTAAAGGGTTTGAAGTACCTATTCTCGTTCAATCTCTTATGTAAAACGGCaagtatgtgtgacatccccattttcacggccagaaaagaccgatttgtttatgctttgttttataaaatcaaagtaatcttttaaagaaaaacagttgcggaatttgttcccaaaacaaaaatataataaaaattatcatagcatttccttaaagaaatatattttcattatataacaaaatctcgggatgtcatgttcaatacaaaccaaaagcataaacagaacaaaatagaccttacaacagttattcataactactggcctataatccaaaatctctcgtcaagtccaccaacttatactcttgtgtcattacctgtaatgcaaagaaaactgagtgggttaggcttggcagcctggtgagcatatagggttttcaacccacaataatataattattatattcaaccattaaacaatcaactcaattactcatccctattatctttcttaggattttaccctaggaattcaactacccgtcattcattcattcctaaggattgacctaaggaattagcacaaacttccaATGCTACATAAGgtgcatctgccaacattatcctttaagcgcctctgccaggattatgtcatacactatgaggcgcgactgccaggtttatgacattctcttttaggcgcatctgccgacattatcttataagcgtatctgccaagattatcctataagcgcatctgccaaaattatcctataagcgcatctactattgttatgacaatctctatttggcgcatctgccaagatcacgacattcactatttggtgcatctaccgatattattctcaagcgcatctgctagtttatgacattctttatttggtgcatctaccaatatcattcttaatcatctttcatacctcatcattttatcacaaaccaactatctcatctacccatgttctacccaacatatttgtagatattaaatacatatacagtttaactcattttaaaactatataaaacattcattccatactcatctcaaataaacaacaatatataaacacataacatgtattttataacaaatacttcatatttatgtgttagaagaaagtaaccacacactttcccaaacatatacttaatacattcaaacaatacttgtattatacccgtgtttatgaaagggactatacacccacacatataaacaacttcatattatacacatagcacgtattttatagaaaatacttaatatttatgtgttagaggaaagtaactacacactcacacgtataaaccacaatatacttaatacactcaaaccatacttgtattattatcgtgtttatgaaaggtagtatacactcacttgatcagaagataatcgggcagcactacggcttgcagaagtagtgcttctccgtagatctggaagatcttcacaaaaaccggctcctcgcgggcagcgcttcggctcgggaataacgctcttcgggatcctcggggcttcggggctcggaaatattaccagggcttcggggtaaaaacggcacgcaaaacgaggcaaaaactagagagagaagagagaaattgCAAAAGAAAAGAGCTGCCTTCGGACcctatttatagaggctggacctcggggttacgcggggcgtacgagggtacgcgggggGTACGCCTCAGATCGTCATGGCTTACGTATCGGAAGTACTCGAGTGTGAATGTCGAcatacctcggtgtacgcggggcgtacttcggatgagtctgatgactcgtcttcggataatactgggatttaatagttaaaatataattattaattatttaataaacttcgaaaattcatatcttcttcatacgaactccgttttcgacgttctttatatccacacgtaggtgagactacgctctacaactttcgtttatactttgtcggctaattttgactttatttttattaattatttttagtaggcccggacaggaaaacttcgttataaattcataacttcttcgtttgacgtccgttctcgcctaacttttcatcgcttcgataccaacaatgagatcttcgattctcgtttagattgtttcggctaaaaactgctcgatctcaaatcgagtatttcaggctgcataccgctaagtcgaaacttcagaaaatcataacttcctcttacgaagtcaaattttggcgttctatatatgtacggaatccttgtaacatatactacaacttagttaagattattcattctaaataatctttcatcaaaaattcatttttgacgcctatcgtctctaaattgactagccctgatctacgggcgttacagtatgTCCGCTTGATGCCCGTTTTCTTCAGACTGCGGAACCGAACACAGAAGATGGAAGCAACCCCGCTATGGTAGGTAGTAGCAAAGGAATTCAAACACTTTTCAGAATCTTTGAAACGTACATAAGACAAAAACAAAATCAGACATCGATGTAACCTGAATCGAAATCATTAGAAAGACCTTCATCTACGACTGGTATCTTCTTGGAGAACCGTTGGCATCAAACAACAACCGACAGCCGTACCTGCGGTCAGTCGGTCTTCTTCTCCACGTGTACAGTCGGTCTTCTTCTCCAGCCGAAGAACACTAAACGATAAGCTTCTCCGGTCCTGTCGACAAGTCATGAAAGATGGGAGACAACATAACAATTGTCAAACAGAAGTCGTCGATGACACCACAAAGCAGGACAATTGTAAAACCCAATTACATAACCCTAAAGAAAGATATGAAAAGAGAAAAAATACTTGTCGTAAGAAGAGTTAGGAGGAAGAAACACAGAAACCGGGAGCTGGAGAGTAAGATGATCGGAAAGGAACTCGGAGAAAAGCACGTGGAAAGTGAAAGAGTGAGTAAGCGGAATAGATAAAATTAGAGAAATATGAATAGAAGATGAGAAAAGTTTCAAAACAGAACAATATTAGAAAATGGGAGGGCAAAGTGTGATTCAATTAAAAAAACGGGGCGCTGTTAAGAAAAGACAAAAAACATGTGGCAAAAGTCATAAAGGAAGAAGTTAACTGTTAAACATCCCATTcgctttaaaattttgattatttttaatttacCGTGATGTTTTTAAAATGTCAATCATTATTAACAAATTAATATAATTTCTACTTCTATAAGAATTTTCTTTTATGATTATTGACATTTTAATTTACAAATAAGGTCTAAAGTTCAATAAATAAGATTTAGTTTTTAAATCTTGCACGATCTGATCAAAGTATTGTTAGTGGTTTATGTCTTTATGATCTATTATCGGTGTAATAGTGTGACCTGGGATCAAGTGGTATGGACCTTCGGAGGATATTGTTTATCTGTTTTATGAAGTATTTGGTCGTAACATCTGATAATCAAAATCCTTGAACATTTACTAAATAGAAGTGTGTTGTAAACGAGTTGAGATAAGCTTGAGCTCAACTCAACAACCCTAGGATAAGCTCAAACTCGATTAATGTAAGGTTtcgtttgatagtttctgtctggGAAAGTGTTGTCTGAGAAAGTTTTCTGACCGGGAAAGAAACCatattgtttgattgtacatctgattgactgtgATGTTTTTAAAATGTCAATCATTATTAACAAATTAATATAATTTTTACTTTTATAAGAATTTTCTTTTATGATTATTGACATTTTAATTTACAAATAAGGTCAAGTTCAATAAATAAGATTTAGTTTTTAAATCTTGCACGATCTGATCAAAGTATTGTTAGTGGTTTATGTCTTTATGATCTATTATCGGTGTAATAGTGTGACCTGGGATCAAGTGGTATGGACCTTCGGAGGATATTGTTTATCTGTTTTATGAAGTATTTGGTCGTAACATCTGATAATCAAAATCCTTGAACATTTACTAAATAGAAGTGTGTTGTAAACGAGTTGAGATAAGCTTGAGCTCAACTCAACAACCCTAGGATAAGCTCAAACTCGATTAATGTAAGGTtccgtttgatagtttctgtctggGAAAGTGCTGTCTGGGAAAGTTTTCTGACCGGGAAAGAAACCatattgtttgattgtacatctgattgatTGTGCTGAATgacgaaaaaaaataataaaaaataaaaaataaaattaaaaaaaaaagttatttaaaaaaaattaataatccaagaaagaaagaaagagacggGGTTTGGTGCATAATTGTTTTTCCAGCCCATTTagccagaaagatatgattttggggctttctaggaaagacatatcttaccgggaaagaccctttttttttgtgcaaatcaaacagtctttccggtccattcagccagaaatATATGTTTGAACTTGAAAAGATGCATATCAAACGGGACCTAACATTTTAAATTTCGGATTTTATTGTATAATTGTTATGTTAGAAaataaataactttatgaaatgaTATATAAAATTTATGGATTATTAATACGAAAACAAGATGCTCTACTATAATGTCGTATCTCGTTATTTTTAAAACAAGACTCCATTTGCTGCACATGGGTAGAAGGAAGCCTTCCATAAAAGACAAATTGTATATCATAGTCCCTCAACTGCTCTGTGTAAGGTTGATCTGCTCTGTGTAAGGTTGATCGAATATTtgataaattaaaatattaaatattcaaATGAAAAATCTACATAATTTATTATGAATTAAATGATGATAGCACCAAGACCGAATACAAGATCTGAGATCTTTAACATTTTTGATGACCAAGACTTCTATTTTCTAACAATCATCCATTGATATCATTGGAGAAACTTGGATTTTCGATAAAGGAACACATTATCACAATCTTTTTCAAGTTATGtattaaaataacaaaaaaaaaagttattctccctaataaatgaaaataattttgtcacatgtctttttttcattaacttggacacatgtcatttttttgatatttttgaataaatgtttttttcatttgtcattttttcatttttttttatctttttttaattaacacatcatatttacacatcaattaataattgtcttaattaagaataaccaataaattacaatattacaactcatataatatttaaaatgtttccttttaagttcaaatttttaaatttaaatttcaaatttaaataaattttttttaaacctttgcatttaattttttattttatcaaaacCGTATAACATAGGTCTCATAACTAGTATATATTACACTACAAAACAGTACAAACTTTATTCAAAATAGTTCGATTAttaacaaatttttattttttaaagtatGCATGTGCGAAGCGCATGGGAATATATGGGTTTGTTAACTTTTATACGACTttagtttattatatgctatagcCCAACTACTCCACTTAAATTCgattatttaattaatcatttatttCTATATGGTTGTTAAGATGACATACTCTATTTTATAAGATTGGGAGGAATGGTCTCGAGTGTACTGAATTCACCTCAGTCAAACATAGTTTGGCCACTAAACTCGGCATGCCGAGTTCGTGGCTCGGTGTTCATCGACCCCACGTCGGATTTGCTGACCGATGCCCACTCCCAATCTGTAATGCTTAAGGTACTAAGTTATTTCAGAGATTATTAATGGTTTGAttttatgtttgattttgatCCATTAAAGGTAGGTTTGCACTGGATTTTTGAAAGCTTTAACAAaacttttgaataaaaagaaaaaagttaTATTCTAAAGtataaaattttaacttttacttTAAACAAAAATATCATTGTTAGGGACAGGATCTTTGAATCATATTAAGAATCCTTAAATATTTCTGAAGACTCAGGATCCTTAAATATATTTTAGGATCCTGATTATTACCACTAATATTTCTAACATTTATAGGGCGTGTTCGGCAAAATTAGTTGGTAGCTGGTggcttgtagcgttttgttaaacgttacatgaagtagcatttggattCAGAACGTTTTGTTTAAATTAATCGCTAGAAGCTTGTATGCATGTGATTTACAAGTGTTATTTATAGTCTTAGCTCCACTATTACACCTGTACTTGTATCACCTTCATCGTCTTtgtaattttagttttaaatcaATAAAACACATCAAGGCagatgatcattatcacctcccaatgttttatgtcggagatcctatAAATGATCAAGGGCTTTCTTTGTAACTCACTTGTCTCACTTTGAtcattattttacacttacattgcACTAACACCACAgcctctcatacaatttggtcgaattacacttgatcagtttttgaccaaaacaatttggcgcccaccGTGGGGTCATGGTGTTCATAATTGTTAGAGAATCATGTCTACCCAACCGACCTTATCCACTTCCTCCATTCCTCCCATTTCCTCCAAAAATATTCCTCCACCCCCAGGTGGAGCTCCCAAGAAAACCTTAGAAGCACCGAAGAAAAACACATCTCTAGTCGCTATCCAAGGATTTCAGGATCCTCCTGTATTGATTTACAATAACAAAATCTTCGCTATGATGAAGAGATCGGAACAACAAGTCACTCAGTAGCAGCATGACAACAAGACGATACTCAAGTAAATGGAGAAAATGAGGGCAGA is a window of Lactuca sativa cultivar Salinas chromosome 1, Lsat_Salinas_v11, whole genome shotgun sequence DNA encoding:
- the LOC111900061 gene encoding ABC transporter C family member 8 isoform X2; amino-acid sequence: MAPMRILLGGDFDLLSPATQISISDIFNLAFVFIFYLLLLVSYLRKSNTNRFRGRSDWISLSVAFCCLLTCVAYAIAGLWEATAKTPQWSWWVLIARAFVWVSLMVSLLVERFTPVKILASVWWVFFFMSISVVNILCLADKQSISILVLMEWVASFLLFLCTLRNIKHFVNQQTSNQALSEPLLVDETQEEGHTSQLEEPSFLSKLVFSWVNPLLALGYRKPLVLEDIPSLASVDQSSTAHEKFTKAWDSLQREKTTNNGNLVPKSLAKVYFLEMVLSGLCVFLRTLSVVISPLLLYAFVDYSKSDTQDLHHGLLLVGCLIVVKVVESLTHRQFFFNARRTGMRMRSALMVAVYEKQLKLSVLGRRRHSTGEVVNYIAVDAYRMGEFPMWFHIGWSCFLQLFLAIGVLFSIVGVGVLPGLVPLLICGLLNIPFAKAVQNSQLELMVAQDKRLRSTSEILNNMKVIKLQSWEEKFKKLIESCRETEFHWLRDIQFKKAYGTVLYWMSPTLVSSFVFFGCVLLKSAPLEAATIFTILAALRSMAEPARVFPDALSALIQVKVSLDRINSFLVDDELKDNRMERDQELESSHDGAIRIQNGNFTWEPESPIPTLQNVNLEVKHGQKVAVCGSVGAGKSSLLYAILGEISKTSGTVGVSGSIAYVSQTSWIQSGTIQDNILYGKPMERSKYEKSIKACALDKDIEAFDHGDLTEIGQRGLNMSGGQKQRIQLARAVYNDADIYLLDDPFSAVDAHTSATLFNDCVMTCLKKKTVILVTHQVEFLSSVDNILVMKDGQVTQSGNYEELLMAGAAFEQLVNAHKDAITGLEPSPSENKNEVVKPGMENSDNKSYLSKGNSEGQLVTGVQLTEEEEKEIGNVGWKPFLDYIVISKGLWLLSLCVLSQSSFVVLQAAASYWLAFGIQIPKISNIMLIVVYTLLSTTSTFFVYLRSLLAALLGLKASKSFFTKFTDSITRAPMVFFDSTPVGRILTRASSDQSVIDFDIPFAFVYSLAAGIELLGMIVIMASVTWQVLIVAIFGIVASKYVQGYYQPAARELMRINGTTKAPVMNYASETSLGVATIRAFKMQERFFKDYMRLVDTDASSFIFSNATLEWLVLRIEALSNLTLFTASFLLVFIPKGFVPPGLVGLSLSYALTLTGTQVFLTRWYCSLANYVISVERIKQFMNIPSEPPAVVEDNRPPSSWPSKGRIEFQDLKLRYRPNAPLVLKGISCTFEEGKRVGIVGRTGSGKTTLITALFRLVEADSGRILIDGFDISSIGLKDLRMKLSVIPQEPTLFKGSIRTNLDPLGLHSDHHIWKALDKCQLKTTIMNLPHLLDSSDSE
- the LOC111900061 gene encoding ABC transporter C family member 8 isoform X3, with protein sequence MRMRSALMVAVYEKQLKLSVLGRRRHSTGEVVNYIAVDAYRMGEFPMWFHIGWSCFLQLFLAIGVLFSIVGVGVLPGLVPLLICGLLNIPFAKAVQNSQLELMVAQDKRLRSTSEILNNMKVIKLQSWEEKFKKLIESCRETEFHWLRDIQFKKAYGTVLYWMSPTLVSSFVFFGCVLLKSAPLEAATIFTILAALRSMAEPARVFPDALSALIQVKVSLDRINSFLVDDELKDNRMERDQELESSHDGAIRIQNGNFTWEPESPIPTLQNVNLEVKHGQKVAVCGSVGAGKSSLLYAILGEISKTSGTVGVSGSIAYVSQTSWIQSGTIQDNILYGKPMERSKYEKSIKACALDKDIEAFDHGDLTEIGQRGLNMSGGQKQRIQLARAVYNDADIYLLDDPFSAVDAHTSATLFNDCVMTCLKKKTVILVTHQVEFLSSVDNILVMKDGQVTQSGNYEELLMAGAAFEQLVNAHKDAITGLEPSPSENKNEVVKPGMENSDNKSYLSKGNSEGQLVTGVQLTEEEEKEIGNVGWKPFLDYIVISKGLWLLSLCVLSQSSFVVLQAAASYWLAFGIQIPKISNIMLIVVYTLLSTTSTFFVYLRSLLAALLGLKASKSFFTKFTDSITRAPMVFFDSTPVGRILTRASSDQSVIDFDIPFAFVYSLAAGIELLGMIVIMASVTWQVLIVAIFGIVASKYVQGYYQPAARELMRINGTTKAPVMNYASETSLGVATIRAFKMQERFFKDYMRLVDTDASSFIFSNATLEWLVLRIEALSNLTLFTASFLLVFIPKGFVPPGLVGLSLSYALTLTGTQVFLTRWYCSLANYVISVERIKQFMNIPSEPPAVVEDNRPPSSWPSKGRIEFQDLKLRYRPNAPLVLKGISCTFEEGKRVGIVGRTGSGKTTLITALFRLVEADSGRILIDGFDISSIGLKDLRMKLSVIPQEPTLFKGSIRTNLDPLGLHSDHHIWKALDKCQLKTTIMNLPHLLDSSVSDEGENWSAGQRQLFCLGRVLLRRNKILVLDEATASIDSATDAILQKIIREEFSSCTVITVAHRVPTVIDSDKVMLLSFGKMVEYDEPSKLLETTESFFSKLVAEYWSSCTARNSA